ATCAAAGATTATGTATGAGGTGGAAAGATGAATATTTAAAGGACTTACAAAAGCGTcacaaatggaaatttatgcaaagaaatattgaaattggtGATATGGTTGTTATTCCGACAACGAATGGCGTTTAGGTCGAGTACAAAAAGTCCACATTGGTAAAGATGGTCACGTCAGAGTTGTAGAATTAAAAACTGCGCGTGGCTTAGTTACCAGACCAGTTGTGAAGCTTGTAGTTCTTCCAACTTATTAGATTATTTCTTTACGAATAGTTTTTTGCAGTATCATGGTTTCTCCAAAGAAATATAGAAGTGGTAATCGTAGTACCAACAAAATGGTTTGCCGAGTCTGCCTTGAAGATCACCCTCTTCGCTTCTGCTCGAAATTTCGACAAGTAGACTACAACGAGAGGATGAGGCTTGTCTCCATATATAAGTACTGCGCTGGATGCTTAAGCCATGATCACACCTGGCGTACTTGTCAAAGTACTGGGGCATGTAAACGCTGTGGAGATATGCATCACACGCTTCTTCATAAACCAGGGACAAGACCACGTTCGTCTTcccataataaaaacaaaaaggtcAAGCGTTTACAAAGGGGACCTAGTTCGTCTTCTCGCCCAAAGAGTAGTGGACCTAGTTCGTCCCAGATCTCAACCAGGGGACCTCGTTCGTCCAGTGATCGAGAGAGTGAGAGACCTAGTACGTCTCGAGCTCTAGTTCCGAGTAACTCGAGGAACTGTAAAGCTAAAGAAAGGTCTATAAAGAAGAGAATTGgcgaacaaaataaaatgtctttGCCAGTTTACCAAATAAATGTTGAGACCAACAGCAGTCATACAAATGGTATCAGGGGACAGATATGTGACGGAGCGCGTTTTGATTGATCCCGGGGCAGAATGCTCTATTATATCAGAGGAAGTTGTTCGTCGTTTGGGAACAAAAACAGTTCGAGTGGGAAGCAAAGAGAGGTGCCTGATTACTTTTCGTGGAAATCATG
The nucleotide sequence above comes from Calliphora vicina chromosome 1, idCalVici1.1, whole genome shotgun sequence. Encoded proteins:
- the LOC135950291 gene encoding uncharacterized protein LOC135950291 — translated: MVSPKKYRSGNRSTNKMVCRVCLEDHPLRFCSKFRQVDYNERMRLVSIYKYCAGCLSHDHTWRTCQSTGACKRCGDMHHTLLHKPGTRPRSSSHNKNKKVKRLQRGPSSSSRPKSSGPSSSQISTRGPRSSSDRETVIQMVSGDRYVTERVLIDPGAECSIISEEVVRRLGTKTVRVGSKERCLITFRGNHGISATVETHAEVRRKHLVMVPRKTVDGRIVEEFPGLQLADPQFYVAAEVQITLGADVYPRIIRNGVVGGSFGKPLAQFSIFGYIISGSCAP